A DNA window from Onthophagus taurus isolate NC chromosome 1, IU_Otau_3.0, whole genome shotgun sequence contains the following coding sequences:
- the LOC111416585 gene encoding alpha-tocopherol transfer protein-like gives MRQSSNKRRIYKHLVKYHTRFSANSKMQPLSKLPFDEITEDAVKLVYKELGIEVEKLENCLKLVKEWLNCETHLPKDVDEVLMKNFILGSKGNVERTKEKLEKYIIAKTRMTNIYSDRVPKDEEFSLYPLQKVVFISPKHTPDGNRILLCRLPDRDPTHFNHLNLARYFCLTLDLLLFHDTSVGYNFIYDAAGFSPNILPKFNLRLLKEVSELIYKTSPMRIKSIQLVNDTTTMSTIMNIGKAFMSQKLKDRISCVKFEELSKIYPKDCLPIEYGGTAGKIDDGNNNLLEILKENKDWCLKSEEPKLIGPISDDKTNLYSFDDLSMNGSFRKLNVD, from the exons atgaGACAAAGTTCAAATAAACGGAGGATTTATAAGCATCTCGTAAAGTATCATACGAGATTCAGtgcaaattcaaaaatgcaGCCTCTAAGCAAATTACCATTTGATGAAATAACTGAAGATGCCGTGAAATTGGTTTATAAAGAACTCGGAATTGAAGTTGAGAAGTTAGAGAATTGCTTAAAACTTGTTAAAGAATGGTTAAACTGTGAAACACATCTTCCAAAGGATGTTG atgaagttttgatgaaaaattttatattgggATCAAAAGGTAACGTTGAACGaacgaaagaaaaattagaaaaatatataatcgcCAAAACGAGAATGACCAACATTTATTCCGATAGAGTACCAAAAGATGAAGAATTTTCTTTGTATCCCTTACAAAAAGTAGTGTTCATTTCTCCAAAGCATACACCAGATGGAAATAGAATTCTTTTGTGCAGATTACCCGATAGAGATCCAACCCATTTCAATCACTTGAACCTTGCAAGATATTTTTGTCTAACTC tTGACCTCTTGTTATTTCACGATACTTCCGTTGgctacaactttatttatgatGCAGCGGGGTTTTCACCGAATATATTACCAAAATTTAATCTTagattattaaaagaagtttCTGAATTAATCTACAAAACATCTCCAATGCGAATCAAATCTATTCAATTAGTGAATGACACAACCACTATGAGTACTATTATGAACATTGGGAAAGCGTTTATGtcgcaaaaattaaaggatcGT atttcgtgtgttaaatttgaagagttatcaaaaatttatccaAAGGATTGTTTACCGATTGAGTACGGAGGAACGGCGGGAAAAATTGATGatggaaataataatttgttagagattttaaaagaaaataaagattgGTGCTTAAAAAGTGAAGAACCGAAATTAATCGGTCCAATTTCTGATGATAAAACTAATCTGTATTCTTTTGATGATTTAAGTATGAATGGGAGTTTTAGAAAACTTAACGTCGATTAA
- the LOC111416584 gene encoding beta-1,3-glucan-binding protein-like: MILSILFLAVLNFQTIYSQYDIPRPSIEILHPKGFILRVQDNGKIRNFDFHIKINEEFTGRESGTFNRDLNEPTNGFWTFTESKYRLKVGDIIYYWLHAIDKNGLEYFRDIEPYQVTSLPGNNKNKNNGNRGNGNNKNPVYPTYPTRPETEPPIEKETPSTTTTPKPTTPSICNETPTKINNGASTCSGKLIFSEDFNDLDKWQSEVRIAGEPDFEFVTYVNDQDNLYLKDGVCVFHPIFADDKYGNGYVRNALLDLNINCTAFNEYDCKRRPIGSNILPPVFSSRINSKPTFSFLYGKVEIKAKLPKGNWIYPQLYLTPKRFFYGSGYNSGEMRVAYTLGNMNLNNELSGGLILGDDESGRNYAIRKYSKNENWSENFHVFGLEWRPDRVSLSVDGIPYGNIYPPPSGFGDVYKSDSSEKWKQGDVLAPFDQEMIITLGVGVGGHGIPEVEGKPYKNQDAKEMLNFYLNKNTYLQSWQEGNDLKVDYVKVYAL; the protein is encoded by the exons ATGATCCTTTCAATCCTATTCCTCGCCGTTcttaattttcaaacaatataTTCTCAGTACGACATTCCTCGACCGTCAATAGAAATTCTTCATCCTAAAGGATTTATTTTAAGAGTTCAAG acaatgggaaaataagaaatttcgattttcacataaaaattaacgaaGAATTCACTGGAAGAGAAAGCGGAACGTTTAACAGGGATCTAAACGAACCTACAAATGGATTTTGGACGTTCACGGAATCAAAGTACAGGCTTAAAGTTGGggatataatttattattggttaCATGCAATTGACAAAAATGgtttggaatattttagggATATTGAACCTTATCAAGTAACAT CACTCCctggaaataataaaaataaaaataatggtaATCGAGGTAatggaaacaataaaaatcccGTATACCCAACATATCCAACTCGCCCAGAAACTGAACCGCCGATTGAAAAAGAAACTccatcaacaacaacaacaccTAAACCAACCACTCCTTCAATTTGTAATGAAACAcccacaaaaattaataatggaGCATCCACTTGTTcaggaaaattaattttttcagaaGACTTTAACGATTTAGATAAGTGGCAATCGGAAGTTAGAATCGCTGGAGAACCT GACTTTGAATTTGTCACATATGTTAATGACCAAgacaatttatatttaaaagatGGAGTTTGTGTTTTCCACCCAATTTTTGCTGATGATAAATATGGAAATGGTTACGTTCGGAATGCACTATtagatttaaatataaa ttgtacCGCTTTTAACGAATACGATTGTAAAAGAAGACCGATAGGTTCAAATATCCTCCCACCAGTTTTTTCATCAAGAATAAACTCAAAGCCGACATTTTCATTCCTGTACGGAAAAGTGGAAATAAAAGCTAAATTACCGAAAGGAAATTGGATTTATCCCCAGCTTTATTTAACtccaaaaagatttttttacggTTCTGGATACAATTCCGGCGAAATGAGAGTCGCTTACACCCTTGGAAATATGAActtaaataatgaattaagCGGGGGGCTTATTTTGGGGGATGATGAGTCAGGAAGAAATTACGCGattagaaaatattctaaaaatgaaaattggagTGAAAATTTCCACGTTTTTGGGTTGGAATGGCGTCCTGATAGGGTGAGTCTTTCGGTTGATGGAATTCCATATGGAAATATTTATCCACCGCCAAGTGGATTTGGAGATGTTTATAAATCGGATAGTTCAGAAAAATGGAAGCAAGGAGATGTGTTGGCACCGTTTGATCAAGAA atgATAATTACGTTAGGAGTTGGTGTTGGTGGTCATGGTATCCCTGAAGTTGAAGGAAAACCTTACAAAAATCAAGATGCAAAAGAGATGTTAAACttttatctaaataaaaacACTTATTTACAATCATGGCAAGAAGGTAACGACTTAAAGGTTGACTACGTGAAAGTTTATGCTTtgtaa
- the LOC111419242 gene encoding uncharacterized protein, with protein MEQKKRHRGVLRSMFTKNITELEKHLDVVATDDVSVSWGLLQDKLDKLKVADSEIYNLMLEKDATEEELLTEMESVEVYLEKFARANGRCQKLMKGNESSPDQQSVVSEGNPTGIRRFRLPTIAFKTFNGDIKDWLPFWSQFRKVHDDPNIDLNDKVEYLIQATVPNSRARNLVESFPATGENYEKMIESLTSRFGRKDLQVEVYVRELLKLVVHNAIDEKKMELSMLYDQIETQLRALETLDITSDKCAAMIFPLIESCVPQDLLRVWQRSSHEESTTSTQAVTGLEKRLASLMSFLKNEVENDQRTRLAAEGFGLRPTAQDRISTAAGLINHGAEKCIFCGNTHESANCFKAQKLTLEKKKEILSGKKACFKCLRIGHQSRQCKARLRCLVCSQSHVILMCPDLPKENRVIEKSKSAKGDKTHDATVNETLTCTNSTNTHVFLQTLRVKLCGVGGSRNVRALIDTGSQNTYILKSTALALGYQSKRREKIIHCLFGGATSQENHECYEVTAMYKNYKCSFEALSQSVICTDIAPVFDGPWMQELDRMGIHVTDKYDPAPIELLIGSDVAGRLYTGKRHILSSGLVAVETLYGWTLMGRIPLNTSRSATMTSISLFVRDASITRLWQLDVLGITDPTEHKSRQEVVSAARDFFNETVKINEDGRYEVNLPWLEAHPPLPDNYAMARRRLDKTVHKLEVNGLLESYDNIFQEWLSEGIIEEVLEDSRTNVAHYLPHRPVVKEDSATTKIRPVFDASAKEKNGPSLNQCLETGPNLIELIPNMLHRFRQNKIGVTADIRKAFLQIGVDKGDRDFLRFLWRGPGDEIRTYRHKRVVFGVSSSPFLLGATLEHHISKSLDRCDGGNLPYSRDTVSRLSRSFYVDNCIASVQTEQILRCFIEESSMIMEEARFDLRGWEFSRQICSPDYKHTPLLGLEWDKRLDTLKLNTDFLKDLEKLLQEPITKRVMLSLAQRVFDPIGFTCPATLLPKLMLQKTWEKKIGWDVSVDLEIEETFRNWVKELNDLRTIEIPRWVRSGPGEAEQLSVHTFCDASQNAYAAVIFLRGVYEGKVFIRLLAAKSRISPLKKITIPRLELLAAVVGARLYGSVRDGLAVEADNYFWSDSTTVISWIHRNEDWGTFVHNRVAEIRRTTPSNKWRFVPGILNPADLPSRGCGVKFLLHSRWWEGPRWLYGDPKSWPEHEGMQYDELEINREKKKKITSSLLNTGHEDELHLTYFSKYLKTRRMIAWILRFVFNTRNPINKRKGALTEEEIGKAETFVVKRVQRDSLDENDKRWRNLQSFRDENGVIRVKSRVLRRNDAEHFRLPILLPANHPVVTNLIFDAHVRACHVGTQGLMSILRNNYWILGGRRPVRSAIAKCVVCKRHNRKPFVTDNAPLPLDRVRDAGVFEIVGIDFAGPLFLKTGEKAWICLIYRAVHLELCTSLTVAGFVQALRRFIARRGRPRTIYTDNGTNFVGTENAFQKIDWQKITEHSSAERITWRFNPPSAPWWGGFWERLIGVLKQLLRKVLGRACLNYEELLTVLCDCESVVNSRPLTYMSNDAGELLHLTPNTFLREQVYSGVPDCDEVDSQLLCRKVAYQRKLREDLRRRFRDEYLGQLHLLQKKRYSRPIRVGELVLIGNDNDKRLDWPLGRVTELLSGPDGQIRLIRVTTARGQLLRPVQRIYPLECASTTDDATIESADQVDNISETSPETRNIKGDDGEELVCKTVRESAGVCKSREPVTKVVVTRSGRLTKIPKRLQD; from the coding sequence ATGGAACAGAAGAAGAGGCACAGAGGAGTTCTCCGTAGCATGTTTACGAAAAATATTACTGAGCTGGAGAAGCATTTGGATGTCGTGGCGACAGATGACGTCAGTGTGTCGTGGGGGCTATTACAAGATAAGCTTGACAAATTAAAGGTGGCTGATTCTGAAATTTATAACTTGATGCTCGAAAAAGACGCAACGGAGGAGGaattattaacagaaatgGAGAGTGTCGAGGTTTACTTGGAGAAATTCGCCAGAGCAAATGGACGATGCCAGAAATTGATGAAAGGTAACGAATCTTCGCCAGATCAACAATCCGTTGTATCAGAGGGGAACCCAACAGGTATTCGTAGATTTAGATTACCAACTATTGCGTTTAAGACCTTTAATGGCGATATAAAAGACTGGTTACCGTTTTGGTCTCAATTTCGAAAAGTGCATGACGATCCTAACATAGATTTGAACGACAAAGTAGAGTACTTGATTCAGGCCACAGTGCCGAATAGTAGAGCTAGAAATTTAGTAGAAAGTTTTCCCGCTACCGGAGAGAATTACGAAAAAATGATCGAGTCCTTGACGTCAAGGTTTGGACGAAAGGATTTGCAAGTCGAGGTGTATGTGAGAGAATTATTGAAACTGGTTGTACACAACGCCATCGACGagaaaaaaatggaattatCAATGTTGTATGATCAAATCGAAACGCAACTACGCGCACTGGAGACATTGGACATAACTTCTGACAAGTGCGCTGCGATGATTTTCCCATTGATAGAGTCATGCGTACCCCAAGATTTATTGCGTGTGTGGCAGCGTTCGTCGCATGAAGAATCCACGACTTCCACCCAAGCGGTTACAGGGTTGGAGAAGAGGTTGGCGAGTCTAATGAGTTTTTTGAAGAATGAAGTGGAGAACGATCAACGGACTAGATTGGCTGCCGAAGGTTTTGGGTTGCGCCCCACGGCTCAGGATAGGATTTCTACAGCTGCGGGATTGATCAACCATGGTGCAGAAAAGTGCATTTTTTGTGGGAACACACATGAAAGTGCCAACTGTTTCAAAGCACAAAAGCTGACGctagaaaagaagaaagagaTTCTTAGCGGAAAAAAGGCTTGTTTTAAGTGTTTAAGAATTGGACATCAATCGCGACAATGCAAAGCCCGTTTGAGATGTTTAGTCTGTAGCCAATCACACGTGATATTGATGTGCCCTGACTTACCAAAGGAAAACCGCGTCATTGAGAAGTCCAAATCGGCGAAAGGTGATAAAACGCATGACGCGACGGTAAATGAAACGTTGACATGCACCAACAGCACCAATACGCACGTATTTTTGCAAACGCTCCGAGTGAAATTATGCGGCGTTGGTGGTTCACGTAACGTAAGAGCCCTAATCGATACGGGATCACAGAACACTTACATCCTAAAATCGACGGCTTTAGCACTGGGATATCAGTCGAAGAGAAGGGAGAAAATTATCCACTGTTTATTTGGCGGTGCTACCTCGCAGGAGAACCATGAATGCTACGAGGTGACGGCTATGTATAAGAATTATAAATGTTCATTCGAAGCCTTGTCACAATCGGTGATTTGCACGGACATAGCTCCTGTATTCGATGGCCCATGGATGCAAGAATTAGATAGAATGGGTATTCATGTGACTGATAAGTACGACCCAGCTCCCATTGAACTCTTGATAGGATCAGACGTCGCGGGGAGGTTGTATACCGGTAAACGGCACATTCTTAGCTCGGGATTGGTGGCTGTGGAGACTCTTTATGGATGGACTCTGATGGGCAGAATTCCCCTGAATACCTCGAGAAGTGCCACCATGACCTCAATCTCACTATTTGTTAGAGACGCGTCGATTACTAGATTGTGGCAGCTGGATGTGTTGGGTATCACTGATCCCACAGAGCATAAGTCACGCCAAGAAGTAGTTTCAGCCGCAAGAGATTTCTTTAACGAAACGGTGAAGATAAACGAAGATGGGCGGTATGAAGTGAACTTGCCTTGGTTGGAGGCGCATCCGCCACTGCCTGATAATTACGCTATGGCTAGAAGAAGATTGGACAAAACAGTCCATAAATTGGAAGTTAACGGTCTTTTGGAATCCTATGATAATATATTTCAGGAATGGTTGAGCGAGGGGATTATAGAGGAAGTTCTGGAAGATAGCCGAACCAACGTGGCCCATTACCTGCCACACAGACCGGTGGTGAAGGAAGATAGCGCAACCACGAAAATCCGGCCTGTCTTTGATGCCTCCGCCAAAGAAAAGAACGGACCCTCCTTGAATCAATGTCTCGAAACAGGGCCTAATCTGATTGAACTGATTCCTAATATGCTACACCGGTTTAGGCAAAACAAGATAGGAGTGACCGCAGACATACGTAAGGCGTTCCTGCAAATTGGTGTTGATAAAGGAGATAGGGATTTTCTTCGTTTTCTATGGAGGGGCCCTGGAGATGAAATAAGAACTTATCGACACAAACGAGTGGTATTTGGTGTTAGCAGCAGTCCATTTTTACTAGGAGCTACGCTAGAGCACCATATTTCGAAGTCCTTGGATAGATGTGATGGTGGTAATCTACCTTATTCAAGAGATACCGTGTCGAGATTGTCTAGAAGTTTCTATGTGGATAACTGCATCGCAAGTGTGCAGACCGAACAAATATTAAGGTGTTTCATCGAAGAATCCAGCATGATTATGGAAGAGGCTAGGTTTGACTTGCGAGGGTGGGAGTTTTCTCGGCAGATTTGCTCACCTGATTATAAGCATACACCTCTTCTCGGATTAGAATGGGATAAAAGACTGGATACGTTGAAACTTAACACAGATTTCTTGAAGGACCTGGAGAAACTATTACAGGAACCTATTACCAAACGTGTGATGCTGTCCTTGGCCCAGAGAGTATTTGACCCGATCGGCTTTACCTGTCCAGCCACATTGCTTCCAAAACTAATGCTACAAAAAACCTGGGAGAAGAAGATTGGTTGGGATGTTAGTGTAGACTTAGAGATAGAGGAAACTTTTCGCAATTGGGTGAAGGAGCTGAATGACTTGAGAACAATTGAAATACCTAGATGGGTACGTTCCGGCCCCGGTGAGGCAGAACAGCTGAGTGTCCATACATTCTGCGATGCTAGTCAGAATGCATATGCTGCAGTGATTTTCCTGAGAGGTGTTTATGAAGGCAAGGTTTTCATACGTCTGTTAGcagcgaaaagccggatatcGCCCTTAAAGAAAATAACCATACCTCGTTTGGAACTTTTGGCAGCCGTTGTCGGTGCTAGACTGTATGGATCAGTTAGGGATGGCTTAGCAGTGGAGGCAGACAATTACTTTTGGAGCGATTCTACCACTGTGATATCCTGGATACATCGTAATGAAGATTGGGGAACTTTTGTCCATAACAGAGTGGCAGAGATTCGAAGAACAACACCCAGCAACAAGTGGCGCTTTGTGCCGGGAATTTTAAACCCCGCAGATCTACCGTCCCGAGGTTGTGGTGTTAAGTTTTTGCTACACTCTAGATGGTGGGAGGGACCGCGTTGGTTGTACGGGGACCCAAAATCATGGCCCGAACATGAGGGCATGCAGTACGACGAACTTGAGATAAAtagagagaaaaagaaaaagattacGTCGTCCTTGCTTAACACTGGTCATGAGGATGAATTGCACTTAACCTATTTTTCCAAGTATCTGAAAACACGGCGCATGATTGCTTGGATTCTTCGGTTCGTATTCAATACTCGAAACCCCATCAACAAACGTAAAGGCGCACTCACCGAAGAAGAAATTGGAAAAGCCGAGACATTTGTGGTGAAGCGGGTGCAGCGAGATTCATTGGACGAGAATGACAAACGTTGGAGAAACCTTCAATCCTTTAGAGATGAAAATGGCGTAATCCGCGTTAAATCAAGAGTGTTAAGAAGAAATGATGCAGAGCATTTTCGCCTACCAATACTGTTGCCCGCTAACCATCCGGTCGTGACCAATCTCATTTTTGATGCACATGTGAGGGCGTGTCATGTTGGCACGCAGGGACTTATGAGCATACTTCGTAACAACTACTGGATCCTAGGAGGACGTCGGCCGGTACGATCCGCGATCGCGAAGTGCGTGGTTTGTAAGCGACATAACAGAAAACCTTTTGTAACGGATAACGCGCCGCTTCCGTTGGATCGAGTGCGAGATGCTGGAGTTTTTGAGATCGTAGGTATAGACTTTGCGGGGCCGTTGTTTTTAAAGACTGGGGAAAAAGCGTGGATCTGTCTTATATACCGGGCAGTGCATTTGGAACTTTGTACATCATTGACTGTCGCTGGTTTCGTGCAAGCGTTGCGTCGGTTTATCGCGAGGCGGGGTCGACCGCGCACTATTTACACAGACAATGGTACCAACTTTGTTGGAACAGAAAACGCGTTTCAGAAAATAGACTGGCAGAAAATCACAGAGCACAGTAGTGCGGAACGTATCACATGGCGTTTCAATCCACCATCAGCACCATGGTGGGGTGGATTCTGGGAGCGACTGATAGGAGTACTGAAGCAGCTGCTGCGTAAGGTTTTGGGACGTGCCTGCTTGAATTATGAAGAACTGTTAACCGTCTTGTGCGATTGCGAATCGGTTGTTAACTCGAGGCCTCTCACTTACATGTCTAACGATGCGGGGGAGCTGTTGCACTTGACGCCAAACACCTTTCTACGAGAGCAAGTGTATAGCGGTGTTCCTGATTGTGATGAGGTGGACAGCCAATTGCTTTGTCGAAAAGTCGCCTACCAACGAAAGTTGAGAGAAGATCTGCGCCGCAGGTTTCGTGATGAATATCTGGGCCAGTTACACCTATTACAGAAGAAGCGCTACAGCCGTCCGATAAGAGTTGGAGAGTTGGTACTTATTGGCAACGACAACGACAAGCGATTGGATTGGCCTTTGGGTCGAGTCACTGAATTGTTGTCTGGACCAGATGGACAAATTCGTTTAATAAGAGTGACTACCGCCAGGGGACAGCTGCTTCGGCCTGTACAGCGCATCTACCCTTTGGAGTGTGCAAGCACGACAGACGATGCAACGATCGAGAGTGCTGATCAGGTGGACAACATCAGCGAGACTTCACCGGAGACGAGAAACATCAAAGGTGACGATGGGGAAGAACTGGTGTGCAAGACTGTGCGGGAAAGTGCGGGAGTGTGTAAAAGCAGAGAACCCGTAACGAAAGTTGTTGTTACGCGTAGTGGTCGCCTGACGAAAATCCCGAAAAGATTACAAGACTGA